Proteins encoded by one window of Candidatus Melainabacteria bacterium:
- a CDS encoding PLP-dependent aminotransferase family protein: MPRNRQTNNSESSSPLANFAVSLHLDDTSPIPIYEQIADQLAHAIESLVLMPGQLMPSTRQLADYLQISRKTVVRSYDKLIGQGFLTTTRGIGTLVRASIAKPPALPANESAPLKLSAFAERLLQIPPTALSCGAFAQLNHGAPAPETLPVAQWKQIINSHANQNENKELTNGLEPFGQPELRKAVTAYLKRQRAIQCDHKRVIAHVDSTTPTRLATQLTIDPGDLVAIEDPGYPYARRCFQMLGAELVAIPVDNDGMQVERLIDENRAVKAVYVTPSHQDPYGGTLSLARRHTLLKWANRTGALIFEDDYENEFFYGNSNLPSLYSLDQGDRVIYLSSFYKTLFPLSDAGITVLPERLIEAFRRAQELYSGVSSSLSIQEQVGLTKILDDGTLERQIRKAQSLYQKRRHIMISAITSQLKGLCDPMKITGAMTIVIRFDQTLNHLDISECAQQTGFPLATTEAYYWQNPPKNEFLTSFAMLEESTIMPVVEDFTRRLKERRQAR, translated from the coding sequence ATGCCGCGAAACAGACAAACCAACAATTCAGAATCATCATCTCCTCTTGCAAATTTTGCGGTTTCTCTGCACCTCGACGATACTTCACCGATTCCGATTTACGAACAAATTGCAGATCAACTGGCGCATGCAATCGAGTCACTGGTGCTCATGCCAGGACAATTGATGCCTTCCACAAGACAACTAGCTGATTATTTGCAAATATCCAGAAAGACAGTGGTGCGAAGCTATGACAAACTGATCGGGCAAGGATTTCTTACCACCACCCGTGGTATCGGCACACTGGTTAGAGCATCAATTGCCAAACCGCCTGCGCTGCCAGCAAACGAGTCGGCACCGCTGAAACTGTCGGCCTTCGCCGAGCGCCTTCTACAGATACCACCAACTGCTTTGAGCTGCGGCGCTTTTGCACAACTCAACCATGGTGCCCCTGCGCCTGAGACGTTACCTGTTGCCCAATGGAAACAAATCATCAACAGTCATGCAAACCAGAACGAAAACAAAGAACTCACTAACGGACTGGAACCTTTTGGTCAGCCGGAATTGAGAAAAGCTGTAACAGCATATTTAAAACGCCAGCGCGCCATTCAATGCGACCACAAACGTGTGATAGCCCATGTCGATTCCACCACTCCGACGCGTTTAGCAACCCAGTTGACGATTGATCCAGGCGACCTTGTCGCCATAGAAGATCCCGGATACCCATATGCCCGGCGGTGTTTTCAAATGTTGGGCGCAGAGCTTGTGGCGATTCCTGTAGACAACGACGGCATGCAGGTAGAACGGCTCATCGATGAGAACAGGGCAGTCAAAGCTGTTTATGTAACACCATCTCACCAAGATCCTTACGGCGGCACGCTCTCGCTGGCTCGTCGCCACACCTTGCTCAAGTGGGCTAACAGAACAGGCGCTCTCATTTTTGAAGACGACTACGAAAACGAATTCTTCTACGGCAATTCAAACTTACCCTCGCTGTATTCTCTCGACCAGGGCGATCGCGTTATCTATCTCTCCAGTTTTTACAAAACTCTTTTCCCACTGTCTGACGCGGGAATTACAGTACTGCCTGAAAGATTGATCGAAGCTTTTCGGCGAGCTCAAGAGCTGTACAGCGGTGTAAGCTCTTCTCTGTCAATTCAAGAACAAGTAGGACTGACAAAAATTCTCGATGATGGCACACTCGAACGACAGATTCGCAAAGCACAATCACTGTATCAAAAGCGCCGCCACATAATGATTTCAGCTATTACCAGCCAGCTCAAGGGATTGTGCGACCCCATGAAGATAACAGGAGCGATGACCATCGTGATTCGCTTTGACCAGACCTTAAACCATTTGGATATCTCAGAATGCGCACAGCAAACAGGATTTCCATTAGCAACCACTGAGGCATACTACTGGCAGAACCCACCCAAAAATGAATTCCTCACCTCGTTCGCCATGCTCGAAGAGAGCACGATTATGCCAGTGGTGGAAGATTTTACACGCAGACTCAAAGAACGCCGGCAGGCACGCTAA
- a CDS encoding tetratricopeptide repeat protein: MPHISFTKRATSWSLGSLIVIATVVAPLPAHSAADATAQKLFESGVQLKNKRQFRPAINLFTQAIAVNPNFAQAYRSRASCLIEIDNFDQAMTDANKAISLDPKLAFAYSDRAKIYNERGKHKEAIADLTRAIELSKDKPMYTFYQDRGSLLKESGDDKGALADFTSGLKLNPKDCWLHYFRACIYYKHGNYKDALADASEAIRTQTADEKGAFYQMRAKCYDKLGQPALAKKDRDTADAAVGFVWGEK; this comes from the coding sequence ATGCCCCATATCTCATTCACTAAAAGAGCAACAAGCTGGAGCCTAGGTTCACTCATAGTCATAGCAACTGTGGTGGCACCTCTGCCCGCTCACTCAGCAGCAGATGCCACCGCACAGAAACTGTTCGAGAGCGGCGTGCAGCTAAAAAACAAAAGACAGTTCAGACCGGCGATAAATCTCTTCACTCAAGCCATAGCCGTTAACCCGAATTTCGCTCAGGCCTACAGAAGCAGAGCATCTTGCCTGATAGAAATCGACAACTTCGATCAAGCCATGACCGATGCAAACAAAGCGATTTCACTGGATCCTAAGCTGGCATTTGCATATTCTGACCGAGCCAAAATCTACAATGAACGAGGCAAGCACAAAGAGGCAATTGCCGATCTGACGCGAGCGATCGAACTCTCGAAAGACAAGCCTATGTACACCTTTTATCAAGATCGTGGTTCGCTCCTTAAAGAGAGCGGTGACGATAAAGGTGCCCTGGCAGATTTCACAAGCGGTTTGAAACTGAATCCGAAAGACTGCTGGCTCCACTACTTCCGTGCTTGCATCTATTACAAACACGGCAACTACAAAGACGCCCTTGCCGATGCCTCTGAAGCGATCAGGACTCAAACCGCTGATGAAAAAGGTGCGTTCTATCAAATGAGAGCAAAATGTTACGACAAGCTTGGTCAGCCGGCTCTGGCCAAAAAAGACAGAGACACGGCCGATGCAGCAGTTGGTTTTGTGTGGGGCGAAAAGTAG
- a CDS encoding AAA family ATPase, whose translation MPPADDLSSFLAILPTQVAEAVQKDTNGLYEVVLDLGRLPEARYLDKHTTHLSDTPVTEKDLEHAIERIGQFSGDNRAGIERTLHRISAIRNRTGKVIGLTCRVGRAVSGTISIIRDLVESGKSILFLGPPGVGKTTKLREMARVLADEMGKRVIVIDTSNEIAGDGDVPHPAIGRARRMQVSHPDAQHAVMIEAVENHTPEAIVIDEIGTEQESAAARTIAERGVVLIGTAHGNALENLLKNPTMVDLVGGIQTVTLGDDEARRRGTQKTVLERATEPTFDICIEILDRQTLAVHKDVGEAVDQLLKGWKIHPEIRRRDDATGNFSVVQTPEPTIATEGLAPFAQDWGTPQETHLKIYPYAVSKGLLERVVKTLQLPVEVVKSIDEADAILALRSYARAGAKIYSLAEARQVPVYVVKSNNLPQLQKALREALHLDGENVGAVDIESDVDETEVALEEARQAITRVMDRLEPMELSPRRAYIRRLQHQLVERFNLSSRSIGDEPMRRLRILPPAGAQKNLGYI comes from the coding sequence ATCCCGCCCGCTGATGACCTCTCGTCGTTCCTAGCAATACTGCCAACGCAAGTCGCAGAAGCAGTGCAAAAGGACACAAACGGGCTGTACGAAGTTGTTCTGGATCTAGGTCGTCTTCCAGAAGCACGCTATCTCGACAAGCACACGACGCACCTCTCTGACACTCCGGTTACTGAAAAGGATCTCGAACACGCCATCGAAAGAATCGGTCAGTTCTCCGGCGACAACCGCGCCGGAATTGAACGCACCCTGCACAGAATTTCCGCAATTCGCAATCGCACAGGAAAAGTGATCGGACTGACCTGCCGTGTTGGACGGGCGGTTTCAGGAACAATCAGCATCATTCGCGATCTTGTCGAATCCGGAAAATCAATCCTCTTCCTCGGACCGCCTGGAGTCGGTAAGACTACAAAATTACGCGAAATGGCTCGCGTGCTCGCTGACGAAATGGGCAAGCGCGTCATCGTAATCGACACATCCAACGAAATTGCAGGCGACGGCGACGTGCCTCACCCTGCCATCGGCAGAGCACGACGCATGCAAGTGTCTCACCCAGATGCACAGCACGCCGTCATGATTGAAGCAGTCGAGAACCACACGCCAGAAGCGATCGTCATCGACGAAATCGGCACCGAGCAAGAATCGGCAGCCGCCAGAACAATCGCTGAACGAGGCGTCGTGCTAATTGGAACTGCGCACGGTAATGCGCTCGAAAATCTGTTGAAGAATCCAACCATGGTCGATCTCGTGGGCGGCATTCAGACAGTTACGCTCGGCGACGACGAAGCGCGACGTCGAGGCACGCAGAAGACCGTGCTGGAACGAGCAACCGAACCAACTTTCGACATTTGCATCGAAATTCTGGACAGACAAACGCTGGCTGTTCACAAAGACGTCGGTGAAGCTGTCGACCAACTGCTAAAAGGATGGAAGATTCATCCAGAAATTCGACGACGCGACGATGCGACGGGAAACTTTTCTGTCGTACAAACGCCGGAACCAACGATTGCAACAGAGGGCCTCGCCCCTTTCGCGCAGGACTGGGGCACCCCACAGGAAACGCATTTGAAAATTTACCCTTACGCGGTCAGCAAGGGTTTATTGGAACGGGTGGTCAAAACGCTACAACTGCCCGTTGAAGTGGTCAAATCAATTGATGAGGCCGATGCGATTCTCGCGTTGAGAAGTTATGCCAGAGCAGGAGCGAAGATCTATTCTCTCGCCGAAGCCCGGCAAGTGCCTGTTTATGTCGTCAAAAGCAACAACCTGCCGCAACTGCAAAAAGCTTTGAGAGAAGCTCTTCATCTTGATGGAGAAAATGTCGGAGCGGTCGACATCGAGTCGGATGTGGATGAAACTGAAGTCGCCCTTGAAGAAGCGCGACAGGCAATCACTCGCGTCATGGACCGCCTGGAGCCGATGGAACTGAGCCCCCGACGAGCTTACATTCGTCGACTGCAACATCAGTTAGTGGAAAGATTCAACTTGAGCAGCCGCAGCATTGGTGACGAGCCGATGCGACGGTTGAGAATTCTTCCGCCAGCCGGTGCGCAGAAGAACCTGGGTTACATCTAG
- a CDS encoding tetratricopeptide repeat protein: MESTDNNNELPEIEFEPRDLYVEAIKKFLVAADAFRHSGDIEQAELRYKQALRQAELAFGDTSDHYKRVLSLMSVFYRNTGREHEARALEQKLLKMDREGAPPQSVGSTNLQSWFLRKKRITREDLTTINRVVLPPEIRKACQVLGLPVEEDFTVEDVLKAWKRRIIADSLHPDLGGENENSVLVNTSKDVLIRWQESHLPKSRFGLGRHTDYHGR, translated from the coding sequence ATGGAATCCACTGACAACAACAACGAACTTCCGGAAATCGAATTTGAACCTCGCGATCTCTATGTAGAGGCGATAAAAAAATTTCTCGTTGCCGCAGATGCTTTCAGGCATTCAGGCGATATTGAACAGGCCGAACTGCGCTACAAGCAGGCTCTGCGTCAGGCTGAGCTAGCCTTTGGCGATACGAGCGACCATTACAAGCGTGTGCTCAGCCTGATGTCTGTTTTTTACCGCAACACCGGGCGCGAGCACGAGGCCCGTGCCCTCGAGCAGAAATTGCTGAAAATGGACAGAGAAGGAGCGCCACCCCAGTCGGTTGGCTCAACCAACCTGCAGAGCTGGTTTCTGCGCAAAAAGAGAATCACCAGAGAAGACCTGACCACGATCAATCGAGTCGTCCTGCCGCCCGAAATTCGCAAAGCCTGTCAGGTGCTTGGTCTTCCAGTGGAAGAAGATTTCACAGTCGAAGATGTCTTGAAAGCATGGAAACGACGCATTATCGCTGATTCTCTGCATCCTGATCTGGGTGGAGAGAATGAAAACTCTGTACTCGTCAATACATCCAAGGACGTGTTGATTCGCTGGCAAGAAAGCCATTTGCCCAAATCTCGTTTTGGTCTCGGTCGGCACACCGACTATCATGGTCGCTAG
- a CDS encoding cytidine deaminase — MRSTSRLQPYLVLLAVLEENSYRCHNCGRYRHTDMSTKNMQDGLIRTSTTRKPLLQAPELIEVSKADEPLYRRLIDAAKAAAERAYRPYSNYNVGAAALTFDGTIYTGCNVENCGYTQTKHAEEGAIQAAIADGVLQRAEAAGLTQFQAFLAIAVHAPKGSDPWPCCNCRQSLSEFGFETHVIGEGKNGQILCLTLGQLIPFPFPIAEVLESVRGQR; from the coding sequence ATGCGTTCAACCAGCAGGTTGCAACCGTATCTGGTGTTGCTTGCGGTTCTTGAAGAGAACTCTTATCGCTGTCACAATTGTGGCAGATACAGGCACACGGACATGAGCACGAAAAATATGCAGGATGGGTTGATTCGAACCAGCACTACACGCAAGCCTTTGCTTCAAGCACCGGAGCTGATCGAGGTGTCGAAAGCCGACGAACCGCTTTATCGTCGTCTCATCGATGCTGCTAAAGCGGCGGCTGAAAGGGCTTATCGGCCTTATTCCAACTACAACGTTGGAGCGGCGGCGCTCACTTTCGACGGCACGATCTACACCGGCTGCAATGTCGAGAACTGCGGCTACACGCAGACAAAGCACGCGGAAGAAGGGGCCATTCAGGCAGCCATCGCAGACGGCGTCTTGCAGCGGGCTGAAGCGGCTGGACTGACGCAGTTTCAGGCTTTCCTGGCTATCGCCGTGCATGCTCCCAAAGGCTCGGACCCCTGGCCGTGCTGCAACTGCCGACAGTCACTGAGCGAGTTCGGCTTCGAAACGCACGTGATCGGCGAGGGTAAGAATGGCCAAATCCTTTGCCTGACGCTTGGGCAGCTGATTCCGTTCCCTTTCCCGATCGCCGAGGTGCTCGAGAGCGTTCGCGGTCAGCGTTGA
- a CDS encoding serine/threonine protein kinase: protein MANEEEKTVKTPVPSVEEINARLAKSMRDPLIGTKLAGGRYEILDALGEGGMSVVYKAKQELVDRIVAIKTLKVKMMAEPMLLKRFEREIKTLSRLNHPNIVTVFDCIIENGQPYFVMDFLQGCSLQDLINAEKRLSPGRCKNIFGQVCAAVEHAHRNGIVHRDLKPANIMLMDISGQEFVKVVDFGLAQIGEEAQRLTQSGEIWGSPLYMSPEQCNGHDMDARSDIYSLGSVLYESLTGRVPIVGKSFLDTIQKVVSLEPPSFADSAPDLKISPEVEAVVMRCLEKNPDKRYQSMAELKDAIDRIFPADSEALFRTLPPGKVVVDPAAGEATKELKRDPQSVIPTKRMKKSDIEEMASAAAQTPQAAQPAPRMPAKAMTGKPQQGNKKDGKSATLMAGVVGGLIAACAVVVVNLINGQTPPAVTPPSVAPPTTVTGTPSPVTSAPSAPQAKSSQSASPQAASSQTTTAAAGQPSATSTVSPAEVHAGSAPILPADVTGHSGADPEVKANTKGTNPENTDEALHALQAKLDGKPVSGTKEAGKAGNSLNAHKPAHKPHAKAHHGSPPTIYTPRSQSARELDDSEIWHSLPK from the coding sequence GTGGCAAACGAAGAAGAAAAAACAGTAAAAACGCCCGTTCCGTCGGTCGAGGAAATCAATGCCAGACTCGCTAAATCTATGCGAGATCCTCTGATTGGCACTAAGTTAGCGGGCGGACGCTACGAAATACTGGATGCTCTTGGCGAAGGCGGCATGAGCGTTGTTTATAAAGCCAAGCAGGAACTGGTCGATCGTATCGTTGCCATCAAGACGCTGAAAGTAAAGATGATGGCCGAACCGATGCTGCTCAAGCGTTTTGAACGCGAAATTAAAACTCTCAGTCGCTTGAATCACCCTAACATCGTCACCGTTTTCGATTGCATTATTGAAAATGGACAACCTTACTTCGTCATGGATTTCCTGCAGGGCTGCAGTTTGCAAGATTTGATCAATGCAGAAAAGCGGCTTTCTCCGGGACGTTGTAAAAACATTTTTGGGCAGGTCTGTGCCGCCGTTGAACACGCTCATCGTAACGGCATCGTGCATCGTGATTTGAAGCCGGCCAACATCATGTTGATGGACATCAGTGGTCAGGAGTTCGTCAAAGTTGTTGATTTTGGCTTAGCCCAGATTGGCGAAGAGGCTCAACGTCTGACCCAATCAGGCGAGATCTGGGGCAGTCCGCTCTATATGAGTCCTGAGCAATGCAATGGACATGACATGGACGCTCGTTCTGACATCTACTCGCTGGGATCGGTCCTCTACGAATCGCTAACCGGGCGCGTTCCGATCGTGGGGAAAAGTTTTCTCGATACGATTCAGAAGGTTGTCAGTCTGGAACCCCCTTCTTTTGCTGATTCTGCTCCTGATTTGAAAATTTCCCCGGAGGTGGAGGCTGTGGTGATGCGCTGTCTGGAGAAAAATCCAGACAAGCGATATCAGTCGATGGCTGAGCTGAAAGATGCGATCGATAGAATTTTTCCTGCTGATAGTGAGGCCCTGTTTCGCACGCTGCCACCCGGGAAAGTGGTTGTCGACCCGGCGGCGGGTGAAGCAACTAAAGAGTTGAAGCGCGATCCGCAATCGGTCATTCCGACAAAGCGCATGAAGAAATCAGACATCGAAGAAATGGCTTCGGCCGCGGCTCAAACGCCTCAGGCTGCTCAACCCGCTCCGAGAATGCCTGCCAAGGCGATGACAGGCAAACCGCAACAGGGCAATAAGAAAGACGGTAAGTCAGCAACCTTGATGGCTGGTGTCGTGGGCGGGTTGATCGCTGCCTGTGCCGTAGTTGTGGTTAACTTGATCAACGGTCAAACTCCGCCGGCGGTGACACCACCTTCGGTTGCGCCGCCGACGACGGTTACCGGCACGCCATCACCAGTTACATCAGCCCCGAGTGCGCCACAAGCTAAATCATCTCAATCTGCTTCACCCCAAGCTGCTTCCAGTCAGACGACAACCGCCGCTGCCGGACAACCATCAGCGACTTCCACCGTCAGTCCTGCCGAAGTTCATGCCGGTTCGGCTCCGATCCTTCCTGCTGACGTTACAGGCCACTCCGGAGCTGACCCGGAAGTTAAGGCAAACACTAAAGGCACCAACCCTGAAAACACGGATGAAGCATTGCATGCTCTGCAGGCAAAGCTCGATGGAAAGCCTGTTTCAGGTACGAAAGAAGCAGGCAAAGCCGGCAATTCTCTCAACGCCCACAAGCCTGCCCATAAACCTCATGCAAAAGCGCATCATGGGTCTCCTCCTACTATCTACACACCCCGTTCGCAATCAGCGCGTGAACTCGACGATTCAGAGATCTGGCATAGCTTGCCTAAGTGA
- a CDS encoding bifunctional folylpolyglutamate synthase/dihydrofolate synthase: protein MNYLEAVQYIQSFPDSERDSHGSRSLTMSVETMRALLNRLGNPQNGRHTIHITGSKGKGSTCMMVGSILKEAGIRTASYTSPHLHSYNERIAIDLEPISDELFVRGLTEIKPAIEAELAAKSGYISTFGILTALFFHITRNIQPPIDWQIVEVGLGGKYDATNVFDTKDMVIVTPISLEHTEVLGVSQSEIAANKAGIITPGCTTVLSAQKDASVRNVIGRQCHMVDATLIDINSRPFKLKSHSHELSGQTFTIESPLGSLDLELSLLGAHQITNAVTAAMACKALAQKGVSISDENIADGLADATINGRFEVMPASSRNGAPPSPTVVLDGAHNHESAAALASALKALFKTNKCIFVVGVNNDKNINAIWRELRPLSKTVISTRSQSMRAMDPKQIADAVSFQSDPLSAATNSVPEAIKLAFDSAEPDDIVCITGSLYVVAEAREYLLSEQAKH, encoded by the coding sequence ATGAATTACTTAGAAGCTGTGCAATACATCCAGTCCTTTCCCGACTCGGAAAGAGACAGTCATGGCTCGCGCAGCTTGACGATGAGCGTCGAAACGATGCGAGCGCTGTTAAACAGGCTCGGCAACCCGCAAAATGGACGTCACACAATTCACATCACAGGCTCCAAAGGAAAGGGCAGCACCTGCATGATGGTGGGCTCAATCTTAAAAGAGGCAGGCATCAGAACAGCCTCATACACGAGCCCACACCTCCACTCCTACAACGAACGCATTGCCATTGATCTGGAACCTATTTCAGATGAGCTCTTCGTGCGCGGTCTGACCGAGATCAAACCTGCGATCGAGGCTGAGCTGGCTGCTAAAAGCGGCTACATTTCTACATTCGGTATACTGACCGCTCTCTTCTTTCACATCACCAGAAACATTCAACCTCCAATCGACTGGCAAATCGTCGAGGTCGGACTGGGTGGAAAGTATGATGCCACCAATGTTTTCGATACAAAAGATATGGTCATTGTTACTCCGATCAGCCTGGAACATACAGAAGTGCTCGGCGTCAGCCAGTCTGAGATCGCAGCCAATAAGGCGGGAATAATTACACCCGGTTGCACGACTGTTCTTTCCGCCCAAAAAGATGCATCGGTGCGAAACGTAATCGGGCGCCAGTGCCACATGGTAGATGCAACCCTGATCGACATAAACAGCAGGCCTTTCAAGCTCAAATCGCACAGTCACGAGCTTTCCGGGCAAACTTTTACCATAGAAAGTCCGCTTGGCAGTCTGGATTTAGAATTGTCACTGCTGGGCGCGCATCAAATCACCAATGCCGTTACCGCGGCCATGGCTTGTAAAGCCCTGGCACAAAAGGGTGTCTCCATCTCAGACGAGAATATTGCTGACGGTTTAGCTGATGCGACGATTAACGGCAGGTTCGAAGTCATGCCGGCATCATCCAGAAACGGAGCACCCCCTTCCCCAACAGTCGTTCTCGATGGAGCACATAATCACGAATCAGCTGCAGCACTAGCTTCTGCACTGAAGGCACTGTTCAAGACCAACAAATGCATTTTCGTCGTGGGCGTAAACAACGACAAAAATATCAATGCCATATGGCGAGAACTACGCCCACTCAGCAAAACCGTTATTTCGACTCGTTCACAGAGCATGAGAGCCATGGACCCCAAGCAGATAGCAGATGCTGTCAGCTTCCAATCAGATCCGCTTTCAGCTGCCACAAACTCAGTGCCTGAGGCAATCAAGCTCGCCTTCGATTCAGCAGAGCCCGACGACATTGTCTGCATCACCGGCTCACTGTATGTGGTGGCAGAAGCGAGAGAATATTTGCTCTCCGAACAAGCTAAACACTAA
- a CDS encoding aminotransferase class I/II-fold pyridoxal phosphate-dependent enzyme: MTQHVMLTNSQPFPEKFSALVPVNAKQRSFSRIGAMTLGTAIQRHLQQEKASFHTPGHKGRELAKSTNSLLQADLTELPGLDELSNPEGVLLDLEARAAKMWGSAGSLISVNGASAGIIAAMLALTTERKKFLVPRNAHRSVINAMVVGGIEPIWYEPTWDARWGTWGAVSPVSARKILSTCKASEVAGMLVVSPTYAGAVSDIASIADSCHFRDIPLLVDEAHGAHFLPDACAPSSAVTCGADLTVHSLHKTLSGMTQTGMIHLGESPVFRIDIDLLRAQLNLIQSSSPSYPMLLSIEQTITLLETNGKNLLAHLPHLRGRLEDSLADCRRFEFYTSRFETDALHICIAARGARAEQLYDFCVERGVFPEAILGQGVLFLMGIGTVTEDVAELAKVLLDFHTQNPETGSLADDGVWHFTEIEQVLSPRQAFMSPSQMVPVHEAVGRIAAECVAPCPPGIPVCVPGQRVHPEVMNLTSVKKIRVVREQLTSE, translated from the coding sequence TTGACACAGCATGTAATGCTAACTAACTCCCAACCATTCCCTGAAAAGTTTTCGGCACTCGTGCCCGTAAATGCAAAGCAACGCAGCTTCTCGCGTATCGGCGCCATGACGCTTGGAACAGCTATTCAACGACATCTTCAACAAGAGAAAGCGTCGTTCCACACGCCCGGTCACAAAGGGCGCGAATTGGCGAAGAGCACAAACTCTTTGCTTCAAGCCGATTTGACCGAACTGCCTGGGCTTGATGAGCTTTCCAATCCCGAAGGAGTGCTTCTTGATCTGGAAGCTCGCGCCGCTAAGATGTGGGGTTCAGCGGGCAGCCTGATTTCAGTTAACGGCGCCTCTGCCGGAATCATTGCAGCAATGCTTGCACTGACGACGGAACGCAAAAAGTTTCTCGTACCGCGCAACGCACACCGCTCTGTCATCAACGCTATGGTTGTTGGCGGCATCGAGCCGATCTGGTACGAACCCACCTGGGATGCTCGTTGGGGCACATGGGGTGCTGTTTCGCCAGTTTCTGCGCGCAAAATTCTTTCCACTTGCAAGGCTTCAGAAGTGGCTGGAATGCTTGTTGTTTCGCCGACCTATGCAGGTGCGGTTTCAGATATCGCCTCCATTGCAGACAGCTGCCATTTCAGAGACATTCCTTTATTAGTAGACGAAGCGCACGGAGCACACTTTCTGCCTGATGCCTGTGCTCCTTCTTCAGCTGTCACATGCGGTGCAGACCTGACTGTACACTCACTGCACAAGACGCTTTCCGGCATGACGCAGACCGGCATGATACACCTGGGCGAATCACCAGTTTTCCGAATCGATATCGATTTGCTGAGAGCGCAGCTCAATTTGATTCAGAGTTCAAGTCCAAGTTATCCAATGCTCCTCTCAATTGAGCAAACGATCACCTTGCTTGAAACGAACGGCAAGAATCTTCTCGCCCACTTACCTCATCTGCGCGGTCGTCTGGAAGATTCGCTGGCAGACTGCCGACGCTTCGAATTTTACACAAGTCGTTTCGAAACCGATGCACTACATATCTGCATCGCGGCACGAGGCGCCAGAGCAGAGCAGCTCTATGATTTTTGCGTCGAGCGCGGTGTCTTTCCTGAAGCTATCCTCGGACAGGGCGTACTCTTCTTAATGGGAATAGGCACAGTCACTGAAGACGTCGCCGAACTGGCCAAAGTCCTTCTAGATTTCCACACTCAAAATCCCGAAACCGGAAGCCTCGCAGATGACGGCGTCTGGCATTTCACCGAGATCGAACAGGTGCTCAGTCCTCGTCAGGCATTCATGTCGCCATCGCAGATGGTGCCCGTACATGAAGCCGTGGGACGCATCGCCGCCGAGTGTGTCGCGCCCTGTCCACCAGGCATTCCGGTCTGTGTACCGGGTCAACGGGTTCATCCTGAGGTAATGAATCTGACCAGCGTAAAAAAAATTCGAGTTGTGCGTGAGCAACTCACTTCCGAGTAA
- a CDS encoding adenylate kinase — MNTTLLKAWKAGLRFVATCFNEVGFLVVRKLLWRFRRPRYFILLGPPGSGKGTLATKLAPALRVRAMSTGDVFRREKAEQTNFGKQVTAHLADGTLVPDALTLAIVRRELTRPRYWFGAMEDGFPRTQEQATQFDALLASWGASVETVVLLDVDDDDLIDRLSNRRTCTNRACGRTYNLKYGPPVKAGICDVCSAALAQRDDDVPHVVAARLRTYRVETKPLCNYYQDRKVLASFHPTGDMTAQEVFVLVKTALQG, encoded by the coding sequence ATGAATACCACGCTTCTCAAAGCCTGGAAAGCCGGCCTCAGGTTCGTCGCGACTTGCTTCAATGAGGTCGGTTTTCTTGTGGTCCGGAAGCTGCTTTGGCGCTTTCGTCGACCGCGATACTTCATCCTTCTCGGACCTCCCGGCTCCGGCAAAGGAACGCTTGCAACAAAGTTAGCCCCTGCGTTGCGCGTTCGTGCCATGAGTACCGGTGATGTCTTTCGACGAGAGAAGGCTGAACAAACGAATTTCGGTAAGCAGGTGACGGCACATCTGGCAGACGGAACACTCGTTCCCGACGCACTCACCCTGGCAATTGTTCGCAGAGAATTGACACGTCCTCGCTACTGGTTTGGAGCGATGGAAGATGGTTTTCCGCGAACGCAGGAGCAAGCGACTCAGTTCGACGCGCTTCTCGCCAGTTGGGGTGCTTCGGTTGAAACTGTGGTTTTGCTGGATGTCGATGACGACGACTTGATCGATCGCCTCTCGAATCGCCGAACTTGCACCAACAGAGCTTGCGGACGAACCTACAACCTGAAGTATGGTCCGCCCGTTAAGGCTGGCATTTGCGACGTTTGCAGCGCCGCACTTGCTCAGCGAGACGATGACGTGCCGCACGTAGTGGCGGCGCGGCTTCGCACCTACAGAGTGGAGACGAAACCTCTCTGTAATTACTACCAGGACCGAAAGGTACTGGCTTCGTTCCATCCGACTGGAGACATGACCGCTCAGGAGGTTTTTGTCTTAGTCAAAACAGCCCTCCAGGGCTAA